A stretch of Canis aureus isolate CA01 chromosome 28, VMU_Caureus_v.1.0, whole genome shotgun sequence DNA encodes these proteins:
- the CRH gene encoding corticoliberin isoform X1: protein MHREPDVGFDPGSPGSCPGPKAGTKPLHHPGIPASALNMRLPLLLSAGVLLVALLPCPPCRALLSRGPIPGARQAAQHPQPLDFFQLPPQPQQPQQPQARPVLLRMGEEYFLRLGNLNKSPAAPLLPASSPVAGGSGSRLSPDEAAANFFRALLQQLPLPRRQLDSPAGPAERGEENALGSRLETPERERRSEEPPISLDLTFHLLREVLEMARAEQLAQQAHSNRKLMEIIGK, encoded by the exons atgcaccgggagcccgacgtgggattcgatcccgggtctccaggatcgtgccctgggccaaaggcaggcaccaaaccgctgcaccacccagggatcccag CGAGTGCCCTTAACATGCGGCTGCCCCTGCTCCTGTCCGCGGGCGTCCTGCTGGTGGctctcctgccctgcccaccaTGCAGGGCCCTGCTCAGCCGGGGGCCCATTCCGGGCGCCCGGCAGGCTGCgcagcacccccagcccctggattTCTTCCAGCTGCCGccgcagccccagcagccccaaCAGCCGCAGGCTCGGCCCGTCCTGCTCCGCATGGGGGAGGAGTATTTCCTCCGCCTGGGTAACCTCAACAAGAGCCCCGCTGCTCCCCTCCTGCCCGCCTCTTCACCTGTCGCTGGTGGCAGCGGCAGCCGCCTTTCGCCGGACGAGGCGGCCGCCAACTTTTTCCGCGCGTTGCTGCAGCAGCTGCCGCTGCCCCGCCGCCAGCTCGACAGCCCCGCTGGTCCCGCCGAGCGCGGGGAGGAGAACGCCCTCGGCAGCCGCCTAGAGACCCCGGAGAGGGAGAGACGATCCGAGGAACCTCCCATCTCGCTGGATCTCACCTTCCACCTCCTCCGAGAAGTCTTGGAAATGGCCAGGGCCGAGCAGTTAGCGCAGCAAGCTCACAGCAACAGGAAACTGATGGAGATTATTGGGAAATAA
- the CRH gene encoding corticoliberin isoform X2, giving the protein MRLPLLLSAGVLLVALLPCPPCRALLSRGPIPGARQAAQHPQPLDFFQLPPQPQQPQQPQARPVLLRMGEEYFLRLGNLNKSPAAPLLPASSPVAGGSGSRLSPDEAAANFFRALLQQLPLPRRQLDSPAGPAERGEENALGSRLETPERERRSEEPPISLDLTFHLLREVLEMARAEQLAQQAHSNRKLMEIIGK; this is encoded by the coding sequence ATGCGGCTGCCCCTGCTCCTGTCCGCGGGCGTCCTGCTGGTGGctctcctgccctgcccaccaTGCAGGGCCCTGCTCAGCCGGGGGCCCATTCCGGGCGCCCGGCAGGCTGCgcagcacccccagcccctggattTCTTCCAGCTGCCGccgcagccccagcagccccaaCAGCCGCAGGCTCGGCCCGTCCTGCTCCGCATGGGGGAGGAGTATTTCCTCCGCCTGGGTAACCTCAACAAGAGCCCCGCTGCTCCCCTCCTGCCCGCCTCTTCACCTGTCGCTGGTGGCAGCGGCAGCCGCCTTTCGCCGGACGAGGCGGCCGCCAACTTTTTCCGCGCGTTGCTGCAGCAGCTGCCGCTGCCCCGCCGCCAGCTCGACAGCCCCGCTGGTCCCGCCGAGCGCGGGGAGGAGAACGCCCTCGGCAGCCGCCTAGAGACCCCGGAGAGGGAGAGACGATCCGAGGAACCTCCCATCTCGCTGGATCTCACCTTCCACCTCCTCCGAGAAGTCTTGGAAATGGCCAGGGCCGAGCAGTTAGCGCAGCAAGCTCACAGCAACAGGAAACTGATGGAGATTATTGGGAAATAA